Below is a window of Nicotiana tabacum cultivar K326 chromosome 19, ASM71507v2, whole genome shotgun sequence DNA.
ACAGAATATTAGCACATGGTTTGTATGCGAAACTCATAGCATTTACAGATTGAGTAAAATTCCAAACAAAGCGCAAAATGTGCAATAAAACAGAACcccaatttttcaaaataaaattaactcTTTCCAGTTGTGAAGTAGTTCAAGATATATCTATCTTTAAATCTCAAAACCAACAATGGTTCTTTTTTATCACTCCATTATTTTTCATACAGCAACCCGTCCATTTTTTGTCGGTAAGCTTTAAATTTCAACGGCCATAAAAAGGTTCTTTTTTCTCTATCCAATGATTTTTTATACATCAATCCATCTactatttttcttcaataaaCTTTATACTCGGACCAAAAAAGGTTCTTTTTTCTCACTCCACTATTTTTCCTATTAGCAATCCTTTCATTCCAGTCTTTCAGACGGAACCAATAGGCAAGGCAGTGGTCCTTTAAGCTTAGTCCTAAACATAAACCCCAATTTCACATAACTATTTTTCACGTGAACActgatacaaaaagaaaaaaaaaaaggagaaaacttGATAACAACAGGAAATTCTAACCGCATCTGAAATTCGTAGATAACAAAATCCCATCAACTATTTCTTCTTCCTTATctcttttaaaattaaaactCACTTGCGTACTTTTGTTATTCTTCTCTAAATGCAAGTGGAAATAAGTTCACAAATGTGTTACCTGGGTTCTTGATCGAATCGGGAACGGTGACGTTTCGAGTCAGAATCGCGGCCCTCTCGACGAGACGACATTagggttgttcttgaacaaagacgactaAAAATGCTACTACCATGGGAGCTTATGTAAATCCGatagatttttgtgtgttaaaaCTTAAAACTAGATAAAATCGGGTCGAGGATACAGTGATAGGCCCAATATTAGTGGGCTTTAACATCTAATCCAGAGTTAGTCGGGCTTGCTATTAGGATATGAAATTAAAGGTTAAAATTGCGTGGGATTTGGTCGCccctttttaacttgtacccattttatttttccgtttgcatccgtacccgtttaaaaagataattttacccttctttaataaaagactattgacaaaactatagactgcaggacaaaactttagcttttggtatgaaattttagcaaataaactaaataacttcagcatgcattagcaaaaactcattagaaaattacataacGCAGTACAAAACTTTAAGCATgattagtctgaagttttagcaaatgaactaaaaaatttcagcttgtttagactgaagtttcggataaaactcatgacaaaactatAGACTGCAGGaaaaaatttcagcatgttttggtatgaaattttagcaaatgaactaaataacttcagcatgcattagcaaaaactcattagaaaattacatactgcaggacaaaaacttaagcatgtttaatctgatattttaacaaaatgaactaaaaaacttcaacatgtttagactgaagtttcggataaaactcatgaaAAAATTGTAGACTGTTGGACATAACTTCAGtatgttttggtatgaaattttagcaaatgaactaaataatttcagcatgcattagcaaaaactcattagaaaattatatattgcaagacaaaaacttaagtaTGCTTAGTCTGAGgttttaacaaatgaactaaaaaaatttcagtttgtttagactgaagtttctaataaaactcatgacaaactgtagactgcaggacaaaatttcagcatgttttggtatgaagttttagcaaataaactaaataacttcaacatacattagcaaaaactcattagaaaattacatactgcaggacaaaaacttaagcatgtttagtctgaagttttagcaaaatgaactaaaaaacttcaacatgtttagactgaagtttcggataaaactcatgacaaaactgtagactgctgGACATAACTTTaacatgttttggtatgaaattttagcaaatgaactaaataatttcagcatgcattaacaaaaactcattagaaaattacatactgcaagacaaaaacttaagtaTGCTTAGTCTGaggttttagcaaataaactaaaaaaattcaGTTTGTTTAGACTGAAATTTCGGATAAAAcacatgacaaaactgtagactgtaggacaaaatttaagcatgttttggtatgaaattttagcaaataaactaaataacttcaacatacattagcaaaaactcattagaaaattacatactgcaggacaaaaacttaagtatgtttagtctgaaattttagcaaaatgaacaaaaaaaactttagcatgtttagactgaagtttagGATAAAACTCAtaacaaaactgtagactgcaggataAATAATTTCAGCCTGCAtcagcatgaagttttagcttcaatggGAAATTTTTCGCGAATGAGGTTGCCGATCACGCGATTAATGCGTGATGCAgattttatatcttttgtcagaggtataattgtcatattattacggattttttgccagctggctaccaaatcaataatttttaaaaatagggtataggttaaaaggtgacacaaatatagggtacgactgcaaattcccaaattaaagaGTTTTAACTTCTACTATGAACTAACGACTtaactatatttttatttttttttacactcTCTTGTCTTTTTTTTTAACTCTCATGCCAGCATTTATAAGTTAAGTCCTGAAATATAAAATGGTAGATGATCTTAAATACTTGTATGCCAAGATGTTTTTTGAGAAGCAAACTCAAAATTAATTATATCATAACTATAAAAGGGCAacccgatgcactaagctcccgttatgcgcggggtccggggaagggcaggaccacaagggtctatcgtacgtagccttaccctgcatttctgtaagaggttgtttccacggctcaaatccatgacctcctggtcacatgacagcaACTCCCCTTCTATGTCAAAACTATACCCAAATTAAAATTCAAACACCACTTCAGCTCATAAACTAAGGATAGgagggaaaaaaaaaaagaaaaattaacccaaatagcctcccacctaatctctaaaactaaaaataatcgacggatatatattgtatatataattcatgtataatatatgtataactgtGTATAAACTATATATACTGGTTAGAAAAAGTATTCATTGAATttgaccggctatttgtgtaacaacCGGCCAGTTTATGAATCAACTCTGAGATAAAACATAGTAATACAAGAGTTTATCTACTTGCATCATACCTTATTTCAGACGAAACTAAAAACTTCTTAGGGATAAATAAAAGTTGGCGTTTTGATTGAAAACTAACATTGTGGCATTGGATATTTTCCAAGTCTCTTCAAATCTTATAATAATACAAATGCCAAACACACCACGTTTGGTAGGTAATCGTCCTATAGATCTTTAAGTTTGGTGAAAATGTTCGTCAGTTCGATATATAGCAGAAACAATTCTTCTTgtgaaaagaaaaacacaaactACACTTATTTTAGTATTCGTCATTTTTCATATATACACCTCGGACTTGGCAAAAGCGATTGTGCTATAAACAAACTGAGGATGAGCTCTCCTTGAAGTCAATTTAACTCTTCGGTTTAAATCTGGTGCACCATTTAACAAGAAGATCTTCAATATCTGCATCCATTCGAGTTCCTAAGCCTCCCCAAACCAACATGTGACCAACATCTCCCAGTGATTCTCCAGTAACTTGGTGTACTGACTTGAAACCAATCCTTGTGTAGAACCTCACAAGCTGTTACATTGAAAGAGAGAAGCCAAAGATGAGAACCCACTCTTCTACTTGAAGCAACACAAACTAGAAAGTAAACATGAATAGATATGATACCTAATATGATGAAGTAAAAGCACCTAATGAGGCTTTCAGGGCAATGATCTAGTGGTAAGAACAGTTGTGAAGAAAGATAGAGGGATTGATCCATTATCCACTAAATTTCAAATCGTGCTGACCCTCAGGAATATTTCGATTATAAAAAAATTCTAATGGGAAGAGAACTAGAATCACCATCAGATTGTACACTATAAATTTTTACAGGAAACATCATTAAAATGTTACTCCTATTAGTTAATGGCTCTCAAAGATTCAATTTTAAGAAAAGTTCCTGATTTTACTTCTATAATAAGATCATCAACCAATCAATAGCGTCAATCTCAAATTAATTGGAGCCATTTCATTTCAAGAGCCAATAATTTTTGTGAATACAAACCTTGtagcaaacaacaacaacaacaacaacaacaaagccAGTGAATACAAACCTtgcagaaaataaataaataaagttcTGAGGTCCCAATCCAAAGACGGGGGAAACAATGCATCAATGGGTTAGTTAACTCAGAAGGAGAAAACTACACCAAAGAACACATTTTTATGCAATAAATCATGAACTCAAAAATTGTGACTGAAATGGAAGAGGGAGTGGTGAATGACCTTGGAGTGATAAAGGTCAGTGTCATAAATGGCCAGCAACTCAGCTTTTCCACAACCAGAATCATAACCATGCCTAATTGCAACTGCTCCAATGAACAAGCCAATCCCAAATATTGATTTTTCCATCCCCAAAGTCTCTCTCTTTAGTCTTATGGAGTCCaagtgtagaatcttaccttgaAACCAGACCCTTATCAAACCCTCAGTTTTTCCAAGTTCCCTTTGGGTTTTTAAGCTCCTAGCTGTTATTCTAAAAAAAGGTCCCAATGTTTTGAGCTGAAGATCAAGATTTTGGGATCTTGATGCTTCCATTATTTCTGACATAGTGGGATATTTGTCTTCAGAACTAGCACTGTAGGTTCTTGTTGAGGAGCTACTGGAGACTGAAATCTGGGATATGAGGGGTTTACTTTTAATAATGAAAGGATAAGAAATAATTTGCTTCCCAgatgttggtgtttctggataaGGGAATTTAGTTGTGGAGTTTCTGACAGCAGTTGGGCATTTTGTGTAAGGATATGAACTCATTGTTCCAGAATTTTGAGGATATGGAATTGTGGAATCTCTTACAAATTAGACATAACAGTACTAAACTCTtcttctctcctctctctcttttCTGGATATCATTTTCGAGTATATATTTCTCCTATTTTCGGGTAGAGTAGAGCAGGGAAATCAGGGATAGAGCAGGAGAGGAGGTGAGGATGAGGATATAACAAGGTCGAAAATATTTTTACATCGTAtcaattttactttttatttcaattttgaaCTCTGTAATTTGTGCAAAAGAAAGAATTTATCGAACATTTGGAGTTATTATCTTCCAAATAATCATAATAGCTGAACTTTTTTTTactaatcataatattttatTCTTGAGCATAAAGCATCAATTCATATAATCCCAATTAATCACATAATATGATTCGCTCATCTGtataaacaacaaaaacaacaacaacccagtataatccacTAGTGGGGTCGATGTTTCCGATAGATACTCGGTTTTATCCCTTCAAGAACTCcgcaccttgctcttggggttactcgaactcacaacctcttcgTTGGaaggaagtggagggtgctcaccactagagcaaccacTCTTGTCCGTTCATCCATATAAAGTGAATGAATTTCACATTCCCTATAACACTGGTTCATCAAAAACATTGACGAGGGGAAGTACGAAGGTTTAGTAATTTGCCAAGGTAAAACAAAGAACAGGAGTTAAACATACCATGGCCTAATACTCATCACCTATTGCAAAAGCAAAGCACGATAGGAGATCGGAATTAGTAGCGTAAACTTAAGGAATTTTCAAAAATAACTATCACCAATAATTTTGCTAGAAAACTACTGATTCCCCTATCGCAAAAGAATTTCCGCCATTTGTTTTTCAATGTTGGTCGTCACGGGTTTGATAAAGTGCACCATTCCACCATAACTGAGAGTTAGTATCATTTGAATAAAACAGTAGCAACGTAAGAGGACGTCGTATTGTAGATAATACACGAATTAGACTAACAATACATTGCTGGTTCATGTCAGCAAATCTGGTCTACTAGCTTTGAAGTTAACTATAACACTTGTTGCATCTGTTTACTATATACAAGGATTTACACAATTATATACAAAGAATATATGGATAAAGAAATAGATTTGTCATTATTTTCTGAATAAATAGATTCACTATTTTATGCCTCTCAAAAATTCTGGTTTGTTTTGACAAAGAACGCATCAATTGGTACATATTTGCTAGCAGTTGGAGAtgatttctgtttctttttcagCCGACCGCTGCTTCCAGTATGGCATTTTGGGGCAGCCCTAACAAGAATTCAGAAAAAATGAGACGACACTGCCAATACTGAGAAGGGAAAGGGAAAACAAAAGGAAGAGAAATAATCGAAACCATAGCACTTAGCAGGACGCGGAAATATATTCTTGTATCAGTAACATCATGAAGTAGAAGGTACCTCTGTTGTGGCACAAAACTCCTGAGGTTGTTACCTGATTCTTCACCTTGCAGCCTTTCAGCAAGATGAAAATCAGAATGTTCTTGCCTTTCTTCAATGAAACTTGTCGGCAGCTCAATACCACATATAGAGCATTTGTAGTCATCAACCCAAACAAAGAATTGCTTCCGATCTGATATAGACCCTGCTTCATCATCTACACAGCTAAAACCATTTTGCCAATTATCCCGGGGGCATGCCTCCAATTGTCCTGTATAAGAGTCGATCTTCTCAAACTTCATTTTATGATCAGTATTTGTTGGTTTATGAACCTGAATACAAACACATGTTGAAAATTAGAAACCACAGTATTTGAATCACAAATTTTTCTTTGGTGATATATGTATGCCTTAGCTCTTTGGGGGGA
It encodes the following:
- the LOC107820463 gene encoding uncharacterized protein LOC107820463; this encodes MSSYPYTKCPTAVRNSTTKFPYPETPTSGKQIISYPFIIKSKPLISQISVSSSSSTRTYSASSEDKYPTMSEIMEASRSQNLDLQLKTLGPFFRITARSLKTQRELGKTEGLIRVWFQGKILHLDSIRLKRETLGMEKSIFGIGLFIGAVAIRHGYDSGCGKAELLAIYDTDLYHSKLVRFYTRIGFKSVHQVTGESLGDVGHMLVWGGLGTRMDADIEDLLVKWCTRFKPKS